The genomic segment CAATTTACAACAAGGGTATAAGGTATACTTTAAATAGAGAGCTATTGCAATGGTCTCAATTATTATGAATGAATGTTTGGAATATCGGTTATAAAGGGCATTCATCAACGAGCACATTATTATTCCACAAAATTAACATTTTGGCTGTACGAGTGCAATGAGTTGGCCTTTGCTGGCCTTACAAAATGTTTCATGTACTCCCATTTTAGGTGTGCCCAAGCTTGGTGAGCGTATCCGCCTATTCACAGTAAGATACATGGTGAGCAAAAACCGATTAAAAATGTATGTTCTATTAAGTTTTTAGAAACTTTGGAGGAATAAAATAATAAAGTTACTAGATTATGGCACTTTCAtgtattgtttttgttattatgtcgAACTAAGTCCACTTTTCATTCGCCACATAAATTGTTGGTGCAAGTTTTCCACTTAATATGCATCGATTTCCAAATATAACCAAGCCTAAGGAAAAGTAGTCttgtttttattggctttattGCAAACCTCACCGTATGAATGCCATATGAAAACGGCATTTAACTCCTTTGTCAAAGTTTCACACCATAGCAGAAGAAATTAACATTTCTTATAAAACTAAAGACTtaaacaaatgtaaaaaaaaacgaaagcgaACTAGCATTGTTATAATTAAAACTCATGTGAAAAATAATGTAATATATATGCGACTAAATGGATGTAAAAAATAATcactaaaattaacaaaaaaaaacaaaagaaaattcttaaaaatcttgcaattattataatttattgaaaaaacattACATATTAAGTGATAAAGAAAAATAAGACAACTTAATTTATAATTACTAATTAATTATAAAAACATACAATACACAAATAtacgaagcaaaaaaaaaataaaataacgccTATTTTGTTGATCAATCCATGGCGGGGGGTTGCAGTATAAAGTTTGGATAAAATCGTAGACCTTCTAGAGATTCATCCCTGCACAATTTGCCCATACGCTCGGCTGCCAATAAACGTTCCTTGGCCAATATCAACGATATGCTGCGAACCTTTGCCAATTCCTCCACGGCCAATGAGGTAGATTCGTTTACCAAGTTAACAGTATCTTCGGCAGTAAGTTCATCATTTTGTGAATCCAACTGCAGTACCATGGCTCCACTGGGAAATTTGCGCAGCTTTATAGGACCCTGCATAGAATGGCAAGCTTGTAACAAGTCTTCGGGTGATAAAAGTTCTAACCCTCGGGCACGATTCACCCGACAATAAACATCAGCTAAAGACATCATTCCTCCAGCTTCCTAAAAGGCATtaaaatatacattttaaaTGCTTTCAGAGTCGGTAAATTCTAATAACTACCTCCAATGGATCTAACAACATGACACATATCTGCTCGGCTAAACCCTTGTAATAGGCAGAATCGCTAGAGTAAGCTTCCCTTGTGACTGGATCATCAATACCTAAGCTCAGGAGATAAGATTTAAATCGAACCGTTTCGTCGTCGGAAATTTCTCCCTTTTGCGAACGTATTTTATCACTTATGACCCTTGATACTGAAACCATATCTTGGGCCATGGCCATTAAAACTCTAAGATCTTGAAAAGCTAAAGCGATGTTCTCATCGGtttctttggttttttgttCAATAGCTCTCTCGATTCCTCCAATACCAGTTCTCATACGCAATTTAGCTTCCCTTGCTGCCTTTTCTTGGTGGTTTTCTGGGCGCCTCTCTTCGCCGGGTAGTTGAGAGGATGACAGCTGAACCTCCCATATTTTCGCCTGTAAAGTTTCACGCAATGAGTTGGCAAATTCTGGCAGAACTCCATGTTTGCCGGAGAGTTTTATAAACGAATTTGAACTGTAGTCTAAGGGACCCGGTTGTTTATCACTTGCCGGAGGACGCAAATGTAGTACAAGTCTCGTTTTGCGACCAAACACAAAATTGCTAGCTTGTTCCTCACTGACAGAAACAATGTATTTTAAATTAAGACACAAGCACATTGCAGCACGAGCTATTTCACCTGGACGACCCCAAAACATACGATGAGTGGTCAGCACTAACTCGCCCTCCTCGAATTGTGTCTGTCAAGGAAATTGGTGAAAGCAAAAAATTAATGCAAAATGACTAAGTGCTTCAGCTTACCTTTTGGTCACCATCATACAATTTAATCTGTGTTTCCTTATTAACGAATGATTCGCTTTCGTGCAGTCTTGCTTCTGCATATTCAAACCTATTCATTCTCTTAAGCTAGTTTCGtatactttttattttattttattatatcttTGTTGCAAACATGGGATTTTATATTCCAGACAGCTGTTTGCCAGCACCGATAACATAAATCGATGACATCAGAATAAGGCGGAGATGCCATTTGAAAACTTAGAAGAAGGTATCGGATAGAGATTTTCATATACGTATGTCCCattgaatttttcaaagaaaatcagACGGCTTCTAATGTTACTGCAGTTGCAGATGCAGAACCACAATATATAACCATTCATTGGCAAGGCGATACagagattttctttaattttgcaatTTAATATCTTGGCACCCTGTGTTACAAAATTGCGTTTTTTTTAATCACGCATCATAGGCAACACTCGCTATGAATACTGATGTCATCGACTCTGGATTGTTTTATTAAATGTTTCATATGCGCAGCATATGAaaccaagaagaagaagaagaagaagactctGGATTGGTTGCCAGATTTTCTTGAGAGAGATCCCCAAATttctaaatatataaaaatatgaaattccCCAAAGAGAAAGATTTACAGATTaacgattttttataaaaattttatattaatgtTGTTACTGCAAGTAGTAAAAAAATcacaattgcggctttcaggggctcaaaatgtcaaatcgcgagatcggtttatatgggagctatatcaggttataggccgattttaaccatacttgccacgattgttagaagtcgtaacacacaacaacaacaacgcgcAATTCAGgccaatcagatgaaaatttcagctaatagGGGCTCAGAACTTAAGTCGAAAGACcattttataagggagctatatcgatatctgaaccaatatggtccGTTCGATAATAGTCCGAAATTTCAAGGAGGAAGGTTCATTCGTTCAATCGCTACTGGCTactggtgatttcgacagacggacagaggaacGGTTATATGGTTCGGATATATGGGTTcgtatatcaatatttcgatgtgtaatgAACGGCATGACTGGaatagtataccctcatctaAATATCTTGTATGCCGCTGCTCTAGCCGAccttaaatttttgtaaacatttctAGCTTTCGTACGTTGGTCTCAAGCTTAGGCCTCCCGATGTAAAGTTCTCACCTCGCGTTATGCGCTTCTACAGTTAACACCAGTGTAGTTGAATATGTAGTTACCGAACTATTGATGTTGAGTATTAAATTCGTACTgatcatttattgaaaatttataaactacaataattcttatcctaattaaaaaaaaagacaactatATAACTTAAACTAGCTCTTTCTCTTTCAATCTTAAACCTAAACTGACCAATCGAAATACGCCACGAAACATAACCAAATATTCTACAACCGCAGATTAACCAGCCTAAGCCACGATCCTAAACAAACATTAGATAGCATTATCATGGTCTTCAAATGAGTGGAAAATTCCATTCACACAGTTTTTACTTCCTTATCACAACTCAATTTTAATTACCCTGACAATCTGTATCTGCTCGATGCATCAATGTTTGCTATCCCAAATCATAAAATACCATTGACGCTCATAGATTTATTTTAGGTTACATTTTTAGAGAATCAACAAAAGCCTGTTCCATGAACATTTTCCCGGGGCCTAAAAACTAAATATTATACCATTTCTGTTGGCTGATGAGGAGTGAAATCTATCTTAACGATATTTTGCTTGCGCTTACATTTACATTTCAAATATAAGTAAATAGTACTACATATAATCAAAATAGTCAATATTATACATAGTGATAAATGACCGCTGACATGATGAAAGTTTAGTCCTCTTATAAGCAACTTCTCCTTTTTAGTTCCTTGATCTGGTTCTTCAAAAGCTCAATCTCTTTTCCGTGGTCAATGGTCATTGGCCCCAATGCGCTCATATTCCATCTGGTCATACTCTCCACATCGGTATACAAGCTCAACTTCATCTCCATATTATTTTCTGATGTGAATTGAATTGGAGCATGTATCACTCCACCCTTCATTCGAAGAACACATCCGGGCTCCACCTTCATGATACCCTGCAATGGCATCTTCAGCAGCCTCTGAGCGTCTGGTTTACACTGCACGTGAGCGGTTGTCTCGTTGAACATCTTGAACAACCAATGGTTTCGTTGATGTAATTGCACCCAGAAAATTTCAATACTCGTAGGCGCAAATTGGCACTGATGACGCGCAAGAGGTTTcactgatgaaatttcgcaagaattATCATTCGCATCTATCCAGGGCCATCCACCATCACAAACGTATTCTTCCTCAGACATTTTCTGACAACTGCTTAACTCCAACTCGGACATCAAATGATAGGCatccatattaaaattatataaaatgaaCTGCTCTCTTGCAACGACTATCTGTTTCATGCCATTATATACAACAGGCACAGGTATTACCCTGTGTATTTGGGAGACATGATCGTTGAATAATGGTATTTCTGCAGATATCACCAATTGATTGTCTATTATAAACGCTTTCGCCTTCATTAGCTTATATATGGTGCTTAGCTGATTATGCTTCTTTCCCGGCAGTTTAAGGCTTTCAGGTATATTCTCCAGCATCTGGTGTATTTCATTCTGGAGCTGAATTGGCGTGAGCAATGAGGGATTTAATTTACCATGATTTATATCTATCAGCAATTCAATTATCTTCGCTTGGACCCTCTGGTTCTCACTTATGATTATGTGCAATTCTTTCGTCACCATGAAAAATTTGATGGACTCGCGGTACACCAAATATACCTCCTTCATCGCTTCCGTCATGTTGTTCACCCGTTCTGTTATACTTTTGAAGTTGCTGTTTACTTCTTCCGTCGTTTTGCGAATGACATTCACTGACGATTCCAGAATAGACGTCTGTTTTTGCACAAGGTATTTCAGGTCATGCTGATTTCCCAATAGTTTCCTCATGTTTTCTTCTACAACTTTCCTGTCATCAGCATCCATCGTGCCAAAGAGGATGTGCTGTAGCGAGCCAATAAACTCTAAGGGTGCTCTCTTGGATCTAGCCACATCATCATGAAACAAATATCGATTAGTGTATATCATCTCCTTCACTATCTGCTCCATCTCGTCCAGTACATGACCACAGTGGTCTTCAAAGGTCATCAATTTTCCACATGTATTTCTCATATCCACCAGCAATCGTTCGGATTTGCTAATTACCTCAAAGAACGGATCAAGCTTGAAATAGATTAGCAGATTCCATGAAGACGCTACTACATCCACAGTTCCCAAGTGATCCAGGTAAATTGCAGTAGAATTGCTTATCTCAGAGATTGAACCTCCAGTTGTAGCCACTGCTCCAATCTGACTTGTGGCAGCAAGTAGCAGCATTACTAATACACTAAAAACATGCTTGTTTGCCGACTGCGTATTCCTCAATCctgcttttgttgtttgtggCGACACTTCTTCCACCTCTTCATCCGAAGCTCTTATTAATGGACAGAGTTTCTGGACAGGGCGTTTTAATATGCAATCTTGCAACTTCAATGACACAACTCGAACTCTCCCATCCTTGCCCGGATGAGTCTCAATGATTCGTCCCATAGGCCATTTCGCTGGATGTGTCAATTCGTTTTTAATGATGACTACATCTCCATTCGCCAAATTCACCTCTGGCCGGTTCCACCTTCTTCGCTGCTGCAACGTTGAAAGATATTCCTCTTTCCAtcgattccagaaatctcttcTCATCTTCTGTATCAGCTTCCACTTGTTGAGAGATCCTACCACTTCGTTGACATACTCCGGTACATCCGTCGTCTGCCTCCCAATCAGAAAATGACTCGGTGACAAAAAATCAAGAGATTCCACTTCTTCATTATCCATATACACCAATGGCCTTGAGTTTAAAACCGCTTCGATTTGGCACAGCAATGTGGCCATTTCCTCGTAACTTAATCTGGTCTCGCCAATAACACGTCTCAGATGATGCTTCACAGATTTCACGCCAGACTCCCAAATCCCTCCTTGATGAGGGGCTGCCGGGGGGATAAAATGCCACTCCACACCTTCCTCCGCCAGCACTGGCATCACGTCTCGATTTCTTTGAATAACAGCTTTGTAGTCCGCATCAAGTCTATTTTTCGCTCCAACAAAATTTGTCCCATTGTCGCTGTACATTTTAGCACTCTTTCCTCTTCTGGAAAAGAACCGTTTCAAGGCTGCCAAAAATGCTGATGTGGACAAATCGCTCACAGCTTCCAGATGAATTGCTTTTGTTGACATGCAGACAAATATAGCAATGTATCCTTTAAAACACTTTTGTCCTCTGTTTCTGGAGCACTTCATCCATATAGGTCCAGCGTAGTCCACTCCTGTATATAAGAAAGGTTGCATCGCTGTAACCCTCGAATCTGGCAAGTTACCCATTATCTGCTTCGCTGTCTCTTGTTTGTACCGTATACATCTTGGACACGATCGTATACACTTTTTTATCGCTGCTTTCAAGCCAATAATCCAATATTTGCGTTTTGTGGATGTTTCAGTCAATCTGTTTCCTCCATGTAAAGTTGCCAGATGAAACGATCGCACTATTGCGGCTGTCAGATTCGATTTATTCAATACAATTGGATGTTTTTGATTGAAGGacatatttgcattttgcagTCGACCACCAACTCGAAGTATGCCTCTTCTGTCTAAGAAAGGATGTAGTCCCACTATACGGCTGCCTCGATCAATTAAAGATCCTCTTTTTAAAGAtataatttctttagaaaacatAACTTGCTGATGACGTGATAGTATATGTTCTTCAGCTTCTATAAGTTTCAccagaaattttgattttattcctTGTCCTCTCAATAAATCGAATGACGTATGCCACTACACGCCGCATTTTAGAAAATCTGGAGTATCTCGTCATTATATCATCCAAAAAATTTACTTCTGTTGTTACCATCGTCGATGCTATCACTGCAGTCCTCTGTGGTAGTTCAGGCCAATGACTTGAAGGCTCCCGCAACCATTCAGGACCATTCCACCATAGCTTATAGTCCATTAGCCGATGTGGTTGAATACCTCTTGATGCAATATCTGCTGGATTTTCCTTTGTGCCAACATATCTCCATGTTGCTGTTGGTACAAGCACATTTATATCCTGCACCTTATTCTTAATGAATTTGTCCTTGCTACGATTATTTTGGATCCACCCCAGTGTGATTGTTGAATCAGTCCATGCAAACACGTTCGTCTCTCTTCCTATGATTTTCTCTGCCCTATTCAACAATCTCGCCAACAGATGTGCACCACACAGCTCCAATTTTGGCAGcgtctttttatttttgattgggTTGACCTTACTTTTGGCAGTTAGTAAAGTCACCCTCATTTCACATTTAATGAATATTACTGCGGAATATGCTTTCTCGGACGCGTCTGAAAAGCCATGAAGCTCGAACTTTGTAGTTGTCGATGTACCCAGCCATCTagggatttttattttatgaagaGAATCCAAATGATTTGCGAATTCTAGCCATTGCGTCAAAATTTCCTCGGGTATCGTCTCATCCCAATCTATATTTAACAGCCACAGCTTCTGAACGATCAATTTTGCTACCACCGTTATTGGTGATAACCATCCCAATGGGTCGAAAATTCTAGCTACCAATGACAGTACTTTTCTCTTTGTCATTTGTGAAGGATGACTAAAGCTGACGTTGAATCGAAAGTGGTCCATATTGGGATCCCACCCAACACCCAAGGTTTTTATGGACTCGTCGTCTTTAATCGATATAACTTCATTGCGTCCTCGATTTTCTACAATTTCCGTAATTTTAGGGTCATTTGAAATCCATtttctcaaatgaaaattaaacttCTGCAGCTGCTGTGCCACTGATTGCAGAATATGTTGACTTCCCTTTACAGTATCAGCTCCAGTCATGAGGTCATCCATATAAAAATCttcttttataatatttttcacCATCTCCTCTTTGCAGTAATCACCTATCATGAATAGTGACCTTACTGCCAGAAACGGCGCCGCTGATGTGCCATATGTTACTGTTGTTAAACGATATTGCTTTATTGGTTCCGCTCTGTTCTCTCTCCAAAGTATGTAttgatattcttgatcttctggcCTCACTACAATCTGCCGATACATCTTTTCCACGTCTCCTGTCAATACATACTTCCATAAACGCCATTTCAACATTATATCAAATATATCGCGTTGAAGTTTAGGTCCAGTGTGCATTATGTCATTCAAACTTCTTTGATTCGATGTTTTCGCTGATGCATCAAACACCACTCGCACTTTCGTTGTTCGGCTATCTTCTCTGATCACTGCTTGATGCGGTAAGTAATATTTTCCTTTCATCTCCATCGGTACTTGCACCATATGACCCAGTTCCCGATACTCTCGCATGAAGGTTATATATTCAGCTTTTAGTGATGGATATTCCTCCAACTTCTTTTCACCATTCAAAAACCTGGCCATTGCTTGCGGTTTGGATTCGCCTAGTTCCATATCAGCCTTAAAAGGTAATGACACCATCAATCGACCATCATCTCGAATAACGgtcgatttttcaaaattctgcaTGCACCACTGGTCATCATTTGTACACTGATCTTCTGCTTCCACTTCCTCTACTTCCCAAAAACGTTCAAGGTTCGTCGCAGCCACCTGCACTTTTTCCACTTTGCTTATTCCATTGGATAGAGCTCCAGATACTATCCAACCAAGTTTCGTTTGTTGTGAGAACGGACCGCTTACTCTCTTCTGCCCTTTTTCCATTATGTCGGCGTAAATGTCTCCACCGATTATTAGATCAATGCGATCGGATTTATTGAAGAATGGATCAGCCAACATACAGTTTCGCCATTGCTTCATATCTATGTCGAAGGATTTACCTGGCTGCTGGCTCATTATCGTAGGTAGTACCATCGCCTGTGAATTGAATACATGTTTGCtaagaaattttggctttataaCTAAGTCCACTTTGTACTTCGACACACCAACCAAAGTACCACCCAAGCCGTGTATTTccgttttttcttttatccttggcAATCCCAAAATCTGCGAAGCTTCTTCCGAAATTGATGTTATCTGTGACCCTTGATCTATCATTGCCCGTAGCAACTCAAATTCTCCCGTCGCTGCCCGTACTTTTACCAATGCTGTTGCCAATaaaacttgttgttgttttctctcAATTACCATAGATGATGTGGGATTAACTTGCTGATTAACGCTTCTTTGGTCACCATTGTGAAGATAATGATGGTGATTACCTCCACATTTGTTGCAGCGCACAACACTATTGCATTTTCTGTCTGTCCTGTGTAAAAGACaaacgaaacaaatttttttcgcagCTACCGCAGGCTTTCTCTCTGCCGGTGCCATTGCCAACATCTTCCTGCATTCTATCACCCCGTGCCCACTTTTCTCACAAAAGTAGCAAAATTTGGTTgacatattatttttgtttccataaatTCTCTTCACGTTCACTTCCTGCTCTCCCGCCGCTTCCAACGCAAGGTATTGTTGTtgcaaaaattctaagacatcATCCAAAGTTTGAATTTCTCTCGGCTTCCTTACTTGTTGCTCATATAGCCGCAACCCATCCTTATCAAACTTTCTCACAATTATTCTGGCAATAAATGGTTCAGCATCCTTTGTAGACACATTCATGCCCCTCAACGCCATTACACAGTTTTTGGTAGTGTCAAGCATGCGTCTTATAATTGCCGCTGAATCGCTATTCATTACTGATTGGTCCAGAATCTTATCACACAAATTCGTGAACATCAATCTCCTATTCTCGTACCTTTTCTTCAATAATTCAAAGGCAGCTTCATAATTGGAGTCGGTTATTTTTAAATGCTGAATTAGTTGAGCTGCGTCTCCTTTAATGGCTGCCTTCAGCCTGTATAATTTCTCTACTTCGGAAAAATGAGGCAAATTATgcaccaaatttttaaataagtcATGGAATGACTCCCAGTCCTCAATTTTGCCGCTGAACTCGGGTATCCTCACTTCGCTTAACCTGATGTTGCTGCGGATTTCTTTTCCCTctgctttctccattttttgctCTCCAACGACTTTCCGTCGAATACTAAGTCTTTCCGTCATCTCCTCGTATTGTTCAAAGACTTCCTCGTCTATTTCATTCGTTGCCAGCAACTTGTCATAAAATCCATTCAACTGCCGCAAACTATCTTCGATATCTCTCTCATCGACTTCACCACTTTCCAATCTCTTCTCTATTCTttcgattatttggaaaaaatatttccttattGACGGCTTCTCCTGTAGCATTGCCGCTTTTCCAACTGCTGCTTCCTCCCTGCTCCCAAACTCTTCTTTCCTCTCCAACTGCAGTCCCAGATTACTTCCTTCTGCGCCACTGCCATTGTTGCTTTTCTCCTGAACCGTTACCTCCCGACTCCTTATCATCTCCTCAACCTCCTTCACCAGCCCATTCATCATTAATCCGTAAAAATCCTTTACGAAGTAATCATCGCTCTTGGGCTCTATTGTCATCATCACTTCATGATTACTCTTCAATTTCTTGACTGAATCATGATAATTTCTCTCCAATTGATCGAACCCTGCTCTGGTCAGCCGTTCTTCACTcaacttattttttattttcaccatACTTTCGGCTAAATTCTTCTGCGCTTCCACGAATTTCTCCATATTAgccattgtgttttttttttatcaacacgtacacaacactaaactttttcttttcaaacTCTCCCGAATTCTCCCGACTTTAATCCGTTACTGATTCTTTTATTATCGAAGGACCAATAATAATTACCGAACTATTGATGTTGAGTATTAAATTCGTACTgatcatttattgaaaatttataaactacaataattcttatcctaattaaaaaaaaaagacaactatATAACTTAAACTAGCTCTTTCTCTTTCAATCTTAAACCTAAACTGACCAATCGAAATACGCCACGAAACATAACCAAATATTCTACAACCGCAGATTAACCAGCCTAAGCCACGATCCTAAACAAACATTAGATAGCATTATCATGGTCTTCAAATGAGTGGAAAATTCCATTCACACAGTTTTTACTTCCTTATCACAACTCAATTTTAATTACCCTGACAATCTGTATCTGCTCGATGCATCAATGTTTGCTATCC from the Stomoxys calcitrans chromosome 1, idStoCalc2.1, whole genome shotgun sequence genome contains:
- the LOC106089620 gene encoding vacuolar protein-sorting-associated protein 36 — translated: MNRFEYAEARLHESESFVNKETQIKLYDGDQKTQFEEGELVLTTHRMFWGRPGEIARAAMCLCLNLKYIVSVSEEQASNFVFGRKTRLVLHLRPPASDKQPGPLDYSSNSFIKLSGKHGVLPEFANSLRETLQAKIWEVQLSSSQLPGEERRPENHQEKAAREAKLRMRTGIGGIERAIEQKTKETDENIALAFQDLRVLMAMAQDMVSVSRVISDKIRSQKGEISDDETVRFKSYLLSLGIDDPVTREAYSSDSAYYKGLAEQICVMLLDPLEEAGGMMSLADVYCRVNRARGLELLSPEDLLQACHSMQGPIKLRKFPSGAMVLQLDSQNDELTAEDTVNLVNESTSLAVEELAKVRSISLILAKERLLAAERMGKLCRDESLEGLRFYPNFILQPPAMD